A genome region from Candidatus Afararchaeum irisae includes the following:
- a CDS encoding RNA-guided pseudouridylation complex pseudouridine synthase subunit Cbf5 has protein sequence MKKTDDRDLDPEDLLGKGYVVVDKPPGPTSHEVVSWVKEMVGVEKAAHTGTLDPGVTGCLPVLLGKSARVSGLFRGADKEYVFVLRLHGDTYEKRVGEVFDEFEGEIYQRPPKKSSVRRRVRTREIESLDVLETDLGDNEDNDGDGDGRRILGRVRCGAGTYIRKLCHDIGLALGTGGHMEELRRTASGGFCVEDAVYLQDLSDSLHLWREEGDETELRRIVEPLEDVLLAKYPAVEITDEAVAAVAHGAPVYEPGVVAVSQEVDDGDTAVAVSGDGEAVCVGKVRKDDVFLEPDHVVVDADGYGKIW, from the coding sequence TCCTGAAGACCTTCTCGGTAAGGGCTACGTCGTCGTAGACAAGCCGCCGGGTCCGACGAGCCACGAGGTCGTCTCGTGGGTCAAGGAGATGGTAGGCGTCGAGAAGGCGGCACACACGGGGACTCTTGATCCCGGGGTTACAGGCTGTCTTCCTGTTCTCTTAGGCAAGTCGGCGCGCGTCTCAGGACTCTTCAGGGGAGCCGACAAGGAGTACGTCTTCGTTCTGAGACTCCACGGCGATACTTACGAGAAACGCGTCGGGGAGGTCTTCGACGAGTTCGAGGGCGAGATATACCAGCGACCGCCGAAGAAAAGCTCCGTGAGACGACGTGTCAGGACGCGCGAGATAGAGTCTCTCGACGTACTTGAGACAGATCTCGGTGACAACGAGGACAACGACGGTGACGGAGACGGAAGACGTATCCTAGGGAGGGTGAGATGCGGCGCGGGAACCTACATACGTAAGCTGTGTCACGACATCGGCTTGGCTCTCGGAACCGGAGGGCATATGGAAGAGCTCAGAAGGACTGCGAGCGGCGGTTTCTGTGTCGAAGACGCCGTCTACCTCCAGGATCTCTCCGACTCTCTCCATCTCTGGCGCGAGGAGGGCGACGAGACGGAGCTACGCCGGATAGTGGAGCCTCTCGAAGACGTTCTTCTCGCGAAGTACCCAGCCGTTGAGATCACCGACGAAGCCGTCGCCGCGGTCGCACACGGTGCCCCTGTCTACGAGCCGGGTGTCGTAGCTGTGAGTCAGGAAGTAGACGACGGTGACACAGCGGTGGCTGTTTCGGGAGACGGCGAGGCTGTCTGTGTCGGTAAAGTGAGGAAAGACGACGTATTTCTGGAGCCTGACCACGTCGTCGTCGATGCCGACGGCTACGGGAAGATCTGGTGA
- a CDS encoding PGF-CTERM sorting domain-containing protein → MSRKTALVTVGLLVASLAFAGAAGAKTTGAGVSNGVLAQQGNTTEELISQLNKLNRTLNQLQDENGRLRNQTQELSQRNDELEQRLNNITSQNEQLRSELESARQRNQELKQEINNTTSNGGGSPLPGFGPVVALVALVGAGLYSVARRQTQK, encoded by the coding sequence ATGTCTCGGAAGACAGCCTTAGTTACGGTCGGTCTTCTCGTAGCATCGTTGGCGTTCGCGGGAGCCGCGGGCGCTAAGACGACAGGAGCGGGTGTCTCTAACGGAGTACTCGCACAGCAGGGTAACACCACAGAGGAGCTAATCAGTCAGCTTAACAAGCTAAATAGGACGCTCAACCAGCTTCAGGACGAGAACGGGAGGCTCAGAAACCAGACACAGGAGCTGAGCCAGAGAAACGACGAGCTTGAACAGAGACTCAACAATATTACGTCTCAGAATGAGCAGCTACGTTCTGAGTTAGAGTCGGCACGTCAGAGAAACCAGGAGCTAAAGCAGGAGATAAACAACACGACTTCGAACGGAGGCGGAAGTCCTCTCCCCGGATTCGGTCCCGTAGTCGCCCTCGTAGCCCTTGTGGGAGCGGGTCTCTACTCGGTCGCGCGACGTCAGACTCAGAAGTAG